One region of Terricaulis silvestris genomic DNA includes:
- a CDS encoding class I SAM-dependent methyltransferase, with amino-acid sequence MSDETASFGFQEVPKAEKARRVRAVFSSVASKYDLMNDAMSGGLHRLWKDAAAAKLNPQPGELILDVAGGTGDIARRLKKLGDGAAQRRGLEPPEIHVIDINIEMLEAGRAKSKQDGREDGLQWHEGDAEHLPVDDHVADAYIISFGIRNCTDVPAVLREAKRVLKPGGRFYCLEFSRLAIGGLEPVYDFYSFNAIPALGKLLANDPDSYRYLVESIRRFPDQEAFLNMIREAGFARAAYRNMAGGVCALHWGWSV; translated from the coding sequence ATGAGCGACGAGACTGCATCCTTCGGGTTCCAAGAGGTGCCAAAGGCCGAGAAGGCCCGACGCGTGCGCGCGGTGTTTTCATCGGTGGCGTCGAAATACGACCTGATGAACGACGCGATGTCGGGCGGCCTGCACCGGCTCTGGAAGGACGCCGCCGCCGCGAAGCTCAATCCGCAGCCGGGCGAACTCATTCTCGATGTCGCTGGCGGCACTGGAGACATCGCACGGCGCCTAAAGAAGCTCGGCGACGGCGCAGCACAGCGGCGCGGACTCGAACCACCTGAAATCCACGTTATCGACATCAACATCGAGATGCTCGAAGCCGGCCGCGCCAAATCCAAGCAAGATGGGCGCGAAGACGGCCTGCAATGGCACGAGGGCGACGCCGAGCATTTACCAGTCGATGACCATGTCGCCGACGCCTACATCATCAGCTTCGGCATCCGCAATTGCACCGACGTTCCAGCCGTTTTGCGTGAGGCCAAACGCGTCTTGAAGCCCGGCGGGCGGTTCTATTGCCTGGAGTTCTCGCGCCTCGCGATCGGCGGGCTTGAGCCGGTTTATGATTTCTATTCGTTTAACGCGATCCCGGCGCTGGGGAAATTGCTCGCAAACGACCCGGATTCCTACCGATATCTGGTCGAATCCATCCGCCGGTTTCCGGATCAGGAAGCTTTTCTCAATATGATCCGTGAGGCGGGTTTCGCACGCGCGGCCTATCGCAACATGGCCGGCGGTGTTTGCGCGCTGCATTGGGGTTGGTCGGTTTAG
- the mutM gene encoding bifunctional DNA-formamidopyrimidine glycosylase/DNA-(apurinic or apyrimidinic site) lyase — MPELPEVETVRRGLAPALVGRLITRVRTKRADLRFPFPKRFAARLSGRRVETLDRRAKYLLAHLDDGNVWITHLGMTGRWSILGAKKQPGDFYYAEPPDPTHTHVVIEMEQGARLEFNDPRRFGYMDLIAESELESHPFFKGMGPEPLGNHFHEPYLKSALAKKKTSIKAALLDQRVVAGLGNIYVVEALHRSGIAPTKEAGRISAGRLDKLFHAIRAVLEEAIEAGGSTLSDYAGVDGAQGGFQHRFRVYDREGDKCPTKNCGGTIVRLVQNGRSTFWCPRCQR, encoded by the coding sequence ATGCCTGAGCTGCCCGAAGTGGAAACCGTGCGGCGCGGTCTGGCGCCGGCGCTGGTGGGACGACTCATTACACGCGTGCGCACCAAACGCGCTGATTTGCGCTTTCCGTTCCCGAAGCGGTTTGCGGCGCGTCTGAGCGGCCGTCGTGTGGAGACGTTGGATCGTCGCGCGAAATATCTGCTCGCGCACTTGGACGACGGCAATGTCTGGATCACGCATCTCGGCATGACGGGGCGCTGGTCCATTCTTGGCGCCAAGAAACAGCCCGGCGATTTCTACTACGCGGAACCGCCCGATCCGACGCACACGCATGTCGTGATCGAGATGGAGCAAGGCGCGCGGCTTGAGTTCAACGATCCGCGACGCTTCGGGTACATGGATCTCATCGCTGAAAGCGAACTCGAATCCCATCCGTTCTTCAAAGGCATGGGGCCGGAGCCGCTCGGCAATCATTTTCACGAGCCGTATCTGAAGAGCGCTTTGGCGAAGAAGAAAACGAGCATCAAAGCGGCGCTGCTGGATCAGCGCGTTGTCGCCGGACTCGGCAACATCTATGTCGTGGAAGCACTGCATCGCTCCGGCATAGCGCCGACGAAGGAAGCTGGGCGCATCTCCGCCGGGCGATTGGACAAGCTCTTTCACGCCATCCGCGCCGTGTTGGAAGAGGCCATCGAAGCGGGCGGCTCAACGTTGTCCGACTACGCTGGCGTCGATGGCGCACAAGGCGGCTTTCAGCATCGCTTCCGCGTCTACGATCGCGAGGGCGACAAATGCCCGACCAAGAATTGCGGCGGCACGATCGTGCGGCTCGTGCAGAACGGCCGCAGCACCTTCTGGTGTCCGCGCTGTCAGCGATGA
- a CDS encoding lysozyme inhibitor LprI family protein: MRSGLFAVIFVAGLCVAGAAVAQDGEEPAQPGDASALEACLRSAPEPSVDLGRTCIGVVSQPCMEAGSSSTMEMVRCFQRERHAWGALVDRYVTSLRARETATQIVRLDAYLAESESWIEAHCRYRASLYEGGSLAGLTGEACRTNHLGETAIELHSRLSHYDHR, from the coding sequence ATGAGATCAGGTCTTTTTGCGGTGATTTTTGTTGCCGGGCTTTGCGTTGCCGGCGCCGCGGTGGCGCAGGACGGCGAAGAGCCCGCGCAACCAGGCGACGCATCCGCCCTTGAGGCGTGTCTCCGTTCAGCGCCCGAGCCCTCAGTCGATCTTGGACGCACGTGCATCGGCGTAGTTTCGCAGCCTTGCATGGAGGCGGGAAGCTCTTCGACGATGGAAATGGTGCGCTGCTTCCAGCGCGAGCGCCACGCTTGGGGCGCGCTGGTGGACCGCTACGTCACGAGCCTCCGCGCGCGCGAAACCGCGACACAAATTGTACGGCTCGATGCTTATCTCGCCGAGAGCGAGAGCTGGATCGAAGCCCATTGCCGATACCGAGCGTCATTGTACGAAGGCGGCTCGCTCGCCGGCCTGACTGGCGAGGCTTGCCGCACCAACCATTTGGGTGAGACGGCGATCGAACTGCATAGCCGCCTCTCGCACTACGATCATCGCTGA